Below is a window of Synergistaceae bacterium DNA.
GTTTGCGATTGTCAAATTTCCTTCTGTATATTCTGTATACCAGAACGGTTTTGTATCAGCTTCATAGGCCTGAGTATATTTAACGCGCTCCATTAAGCGGGACATACCTTCAGCAGATTTTGCGCCCTCTGCGTAATGTTCCTTCAAAATGGCGTAACGTTCAACCCCGCAGGCATGAGGCGTAAGAATCGGGAAGTTCTCATAAACTTTTCCTGCAACTGTCTGACCCTTCTGTGCTATATGTTTTGCGTAGGGAGTATTAGGCGCGTAGTTGACATAGAAATTTGTCATGATGTTATCTGTATCGTTTCTTGCAACAAGTTCACCGTCAATGCATTCGATTATGTAAGTTTCTTTCTCGTCAGAAAGCATCCAGTGAAGTCCCCATGTGCCGTAACCGCCGTAAATGTCCATATTCTTTAAGAGTTCTACACCATGAGCGGCGGATTTTGCGTGATCAAGAACGTAACGGACGACTGCAACAGCATGAATGCGCGGTTTGCCGTAATTAGTTGACATCAAAGTAGCGAAATCTAAATCAATTGCAGGAGCGACATTACAATTTATCGCTACACCGTTTTCATTAATGCCGTCAAAGGTTAAATTTGGCATTGCGAGAAATTCAGCTTCAGAAACTTTGTCAACTCCATTAGATTTTAACGTGAGAATTGCGGCCATTCCTATGCTTGCGTAACGACCTTCTTTTGCGGCAACTTTGATTACAAATTCAGGGACATCGGAGTAATCAAGATCTAAATTACGGCCGTAGAAATTTCCATTACGAACAGCAGAGCAAGCAAAACCGGTTTTGACCTGTTCGCCCGTCGTTAAGTCAACTTCATAGTCGGTGTATTC
It encodes the following:
- a CDS encoding linear amide C-N hydrolase translates to MQHKSKYQSRVIGALLLVLVLAVTAYAAPFTAPKKLADYLYYMEYTDYEVDLTTGEQVKTGFACSAVRNGNFYGRNLDLDYSDVPEFVIKVAAKEGRYASIGMAAILTLKSNGVDKVSEAEFLAMPNLTFDGINENGVAINCNVAPAIDLDFATLMSTNYGKPRIHAVAVVRYVLDHAKSAAHGVELLKNMDIYGGYGTWGLHWMLSDEKETYIIECIDGELVARNDTDNIMTNFYVNYAPNTPYAKHIAQKGQTVAGKVYENFPILTPHACGVERYAILKEHYAEGAKSAEGMSRLMERVKYTQAYEADTKPFWYTEYTEGNLTIANTPMDFKAAMQYGFDTYKLHDRNIQPNNFWQTWHTSVYDFANKTLRLNIQEDYSKHYDFKLD